One segment of bacterium DNA contains the following:
- a CDS encoding ABC transporter substrate-binding protein: MKTKKMRWLIGVLVALAMVAASCGGNDDDAEAPATEAPATEAPVAAEPEPEPEAPEPETEEAAPAEPAPVLEDAPEEEEPEFQPAPTEEPEPEIPLTATWRGVTADTITIGVTYLDFEQLVELGFSPATWGDQELVIQLLVDDINQRGGINGRRLEVIMDKYSPIGSTEAEAACLRITEDNEVFAVLFGFLGPAEVANTCIVDQQETILVGGTITEERLAVARAPWVNERVTREVSTGALFTLLDAEGMLEGRSVAVVADLPAAPQLEDVANLLRGRGVEPALEIATSSQVADLIAQNQEWAALSERIRSAGADTLLLVGNASAGIENARLNGLEVDIWATDASGLGSNIGNNVNPESARGVITVGAMTNAQIFETDPRFKECLDVFNAKHPDIEIKHPDTLEEGEPLWFAALSAHCRFFQLFELLVTAAGPNLTHETFAEAIANIGEFSIAGQPYASLGPDKLSSNDSFQLLEQDPDLGSRGQLVPIGPMRDATP; this comes from the coding sequence ATGAAGACCAAGAAGATGCGCTGGCTGATCGGGGTGCTGGTGGCTCTGGCCATGGTTGCGGCGTCATGCGGTGGCAACGACGACGATGCCGAGGCCCCCGCCACCGAGGCCCCCGCCACCGAGGCCCCTGTCGCGGCCGAGCCGGAACCAGAACCAGAAGCGCCCGAACCCGAGACAGAAGAGGCCGCTCCCGCTGAGCCCGCGCCCGTGCTGGAAGATGCTCCCGAAGAGGAAGAGCCCGAGTTCCAACCGGCCCCCACTGAGGAGCCGGAGCCGGAGATTCCCCTCACCGCCACGTGGCGGGGCGTGACCGCAGATACCATCACCATCGGCGTCACCTATCTCGACTTCGAGCAACTCGTGGAACTGGGCTTCTCGCCAGCCACCTGGGGCGACCAAGAGCTGGTGATCCAATTGCTGGTGGACGACATCAACCAGCGGGGCGGCATCAACGGCCGCCGGTTGGAAGTCATCATGGACAAGTACAGCCCCATCGGTTCAACTGAGGCCGAGGCCGCCTGCCTCCGCATCACCGAGGACAACGAGGTGTTCGCGGTGCTATTCGGATTCCTCGGCCCCGCCGAGGTGGCCAACACATGTATCGTCGACCAACAGGAGACAATTCTGGTCGGCGGGACCATTACCGAGGAGCGTCTGGCCGTGGCCCGGGCCCCTTGGGTCAACGAGCGGGTGACGCGCGAGGTCAGTACCGGTGCCCTCTTCACTCTGCTTGATGCGGAGGGGATGCTTGAGGGAAGGTCGGTCGCGGTAGTGGCCGATCTTCCTGCGGCCCCGCAACTCGAGGACGTTGCCAACCTGCTTCGAGGTCGGGGAGTCGAGCCCGCGCTCGAGATCGCCACCTCCTCCCAGGTGGCCGATCTCATCGCCCAGAACCAGGAGTGGGCCGCATTGTCCGAACGCATCAGGTCGGCTGGTGCCGACACCCTTCTGCTCGTCGGCAACGCCTCGGCCGGCATTGAGAATGCCAGGCTCAACGGCCTCGAGGTGGATATCTGGGCCACCGACGCCTCCGGGCTGGGCAGCAACATCGGCAACAACGTCAACCCTGAGTCGGCCCGGGGTGTGATCACCGTGGGGGCCATGACCAATGCCCAGATATTCGAGACTGATCCCCGGTTCAAGGAATGCCTGGATGTGTTCAATGCCAAGCATCCCGATATCGAGATCAAGCACCCCGACACCCTCGAAGAGGGCGAGCCGCTTTGGTTTGCCGCCCTGTCCGCCCACTGCCGGTTCTTCCAACTCTTCGAGTTGCTGGTCACCGCGGCCGGGCCCAACCTGACCCACGAGACCTTCGCCGAGGCCATTGCCAACATCGGGGAGTTCTCGATTGCCGGCCAGCCCTATGCATCGCTGGGACCGGACAAGCTCTCCAGCAACGACTCCTTCCAACTCCTAGAACAAGACCCCGATCTGGGCTCACGAGGCCAGCTGGTACCCATTGGCCCGATGCGGGACGCCACCCCGTAG
- a CDS encoding phytanoyl-CoA dioxygenase family protein: MSSQFTPHPWNQDFAWQPATSTPAALTPEQTEEFNRQGFFVMEDLLDADTIAAVTDEIDAIEAETEAGLRQIEGERLMIAEAGAITFTPHLVARSNILRQLAADPRIGAVCLDLVGPDVNLYWDQAVYKKPEKPRRFPWHQDNGYTFIEPQQYLTVWLALNDATVENGCPWVAPGVHLHGTLAHTYVDPLGFECFERCENPVAAPVSAGGAVVFSSLTPHLTGPNTTDRVRKAYILQYAPAGAELLTGDPTQGPPTGRVPCDAPERQYAVTRSGRPKRPNRI, from the coding sequence ATGAGCAGCCAATTCACCCCCCACCCCTGGAATCAGGACTTCGCCTGGCAACCGGCCACCTCGACCCCCGCGGCCCTCACCCCCGAACAGACCGAGGAGTTCAACCGCCAAGGTTTCTTTGTCATGGAAGACCTGCTCGACGCCGACACCATTGCCGCAGTCACAGACGAGATCGACGCCATCGAAGCCGAGACTGAGGCCGGCCTTCGCCAAATCGAGGGCGAGCGGCTGATGATCGCCGAGGCTGGGGCCATCACCTTCACCCCCCACCTAGTGGCCCGGTCGAACATCCTGCGCCAGTTGGCCGCTGACCCGCGCATCGGCGCGGTGTGCCTCGACCTCGTCGGCCCCGACGTGAACCTGTACTGGGACCAGGCGGTGTACAAGAAGCCTGAGAAGCCCCGTCGGTTCCCCTGGCACCAGGACAACGGCTACACCTTCATCGAGCCCCAGCAGTACCTCACGGTGTGGCTGGCCCTCAACGACGCCACCGTCGAAAACGGATGCCCGTGGGTGGCCCCCGGGGTCCACCTCCACGGAACACTGGCCCACACCTATGTGGATCCCCTGGGCTTTGAGTGCTTCGAGCGGTGCGAGAACCCGGTGGCCGCCCCGGTGTCTGCCGGGGGAGCGGTTGTGTTCTCGTCGCTCACCCCGCACCTGACCGGCCCCAATACCACCGACAGGGTGCGCAAGGCCTACATCCTCCAGTACGCCCCCGCCGGAGCCGAATTGCTCACCGGCGATCCGACTCAGGGACCACCCACCGGTCGGGTGCCCTGCGACGCCCCCGAGCGCCAGTACGCGGTGACCCGTTCGGGGAGACCGAAAAGACCAAATCGAATATAG
- a CDS encoding phytanoyl-CoA dioxygenase family protein has product MATTSTLPPSALDSYHAQGFFILDEFAPAKVGHRMLDDVIGVVRGVDESGITPEGMHVAPESQGNLSGDRPEDTVSKVFTLHDRPAFLSFLHDERITRILRDLIGPDVDCFLSQFIFKNPGAWGQPWHQDSYYFPFEPPRPIVGLWLAVTQATLENGCLHILPGSHAEPVHEHVLDRRPNANLGYVEIVDHDMSDRQAVMMQPGDLLVFDSHLMHCSTDNVSDGIRAAMVYHCCAAGTVDLGFEHLDGFKNPIYRFDPLLRDGQLVV; this is encoded by the coding sequence ATGGCGACGACGTCCACCCTGCCCCCCTCTGCGCTCGACAGCTACCACGCTCAAGGGTTCTTCATTTTGGACGAATTTGCCCCGGCCAAGGTAGGCCACCGGATGCTCGACGACGTGATTGGCGTGGTGCGCGGGGTGGACGAGTCGGGGATCACCCCGGAGGGCATGCATGTCGCCCCTGAGTCCCAGGGGAACCTGAGCGGCGACCGCCCCGAAGACACCGTTTCGAAAGTGTTCACCCTGCACGACCGGCCGGCGTTCCTGTCGTTCCTGCACGATGAGCGGATTACGAGGATTTTGCGCGACCTGATCGGCCCCGATGTGGACTGCTTCTTGTCGCAGTTCATCTTCAAGAACCCCGGCGCCTGGGGCCAGCCCTGGCACCAGGACAGCTACTACTTCCCGTTCGAACCGCCCCGGCCCATCGTGGGTTTGTGGCTGGCGGTGACCCAGGCCACCCTGGAGAACGGCTGCCTGCACATCCTGCCCGGCAGCCACGCCGAACCGGTCCACGAGCACGTCCTCGACCGGAGGCCCAATGCCAATCTGGGCTATGTGGAGATCGTCGACCACGACATGTCCGACCGCCAGGCGGTCATGATGCAGCCGGGTGACCTGCTGGTGTTCGACAGTCACTTGATGCACTGCTCCACCGACAATGTCTCTGACGGCATCCGAGCCGCCATGGTGTACCACTGCTGCGCGGCGGGCACCGTCGACTTGGGTTTCGAGCATCTCGACGGGTTCAAGAACCCCATATACCGCTTCGACCCCCTGCTTCGCGACGGCCAGCTGGTGGTGTAG
- a CDS encoding acyl-CoA/acyl-ACP dehydrogenase, with protein sequence MRVDLSDDQEFFRDTARRFIEAEVPVSVVREWHDLPDGCPRSWWRAAAELGWTALMVPEPLGGGSISGRPIVDLTIVADEMGRGVVPGPFMPTNVVADTLGRSGTDDQQSLLEGVMAGEVVLAWAFCEPGGDWTAGHVAAAAVPSNGGYAFTGTKTAVEAGAQADHLLVTARTPDGLAQFLLPSDAPGITVTPQDSLDLGRRFAEVRFEGVAVGPESMVGEPGVAVEADVERQRLVTVLLQCADNAGSAAKVLEFTVEYAFDRYSFGRPLASYQALKHRFADMKLWSEASQAAVDGAANALAAGDDEARMVSVAKSYVGDHSVELMQDCVQIHGGIGVTYEHDLHLYLRRATVNRGLFGTPAEHRDALSEMVGY encoded by the coding sequence GTGAGAGTCGATCTGAGCGACGATCAGGAGTTCTTCCGGGATACGGCTCGTCGGTTCATCGAGGCCGAGGTTCCGGTCAGCGTGGTGCGGGAGTGGCACGACCTGCCCGACGGCTGCCCCCGGAGTTGGTGGCGGGCCGCGGCTGAATTGGGCTGGACCGCGCTGATGGTGCCCGAGCCACTAGGCGGCGGCAGCATCTCGGGGCGCCCGATCGTTGACTTGACTATCGTGGCCGACGAGATGGGCAGGGGTGTGGTGCCGGGGCCATTCATGCCCACCAACGTGGTGGCCGACACCCTGGGCCGTTCGGGCACCGACGATCAGCAATCGCTGCTTGAGGGGGTCATGGCTGGCGAAGTGGTGCTGGCCTGGGCGTTTTGCGAACCGGGCGGCGACTGGACCGCCGGCCATGTGGCCGCCGCAGCGGTCCCGTCGAACGGTGGCTATGCATTCACCGGGACCAAGACCGCGGTGGAGGCTGGAGCGCAGGCGGATCACCTGCTGGTCACCGCTCGGACTCCCGATGGTTTGGCCCAGTTTCTTCTGCCGTCTGATGCTCCTGGCATCACCGTCACCCCCCAGGACTCGCTCGATCTGGGCCGGCGATTCGCCGAGGTGCGTTTCGAAGGAGTAGCCGTCGGGCCTGAATCTATGGTGGGCGAACCGGGGGTGGCCGTTGAAGCCGATGTGGAGCGCCAGCGCCTGGTGACGGTGCTGCTCCAGTGTGCCGACAACGCCGGGTCGGCGGCCAAAGTGCTGGAGTTCACCGTGGAGTACGCCTTCGACCGGTACTCATTCGGGCGGCCCTTGGCCTCGTATCAGGCCCTCAAGCATCGTTTCGCCGACATGAAGCTGTGGTCGGAGGCCTCCCAGGCCGCGGTGGACGGGGCCGCCAATGCCCTGGCCGCCGGCGACGACGAAGCCCGGATGGTGAGCGTGGCCAAGTCGTACGTGGGCGACCACTCGGTGGAGCTCATGCAGGACTGCGTGCAGATTCACGGCGGCATCGGGGTCACCTATGAGCACGACCTGCATCTGTACCTGCGCCGGGCCACCGTCAACCGGGGCTTGTTCGGCACCCCAGCCGAGCATCGCGACGCCCTGTCGGAAATGGTCGGGTATTAG
- a CDS encoding acyl-CoA dehydrogenase family protein encodes MDDFVYAATDPAELAEYRDEVETWMNENMARRDPVNPWHPTHDDDLKSTRNRELQRRLSDGGYAAVCYPKEYGGQSLTIAHQRIIDDVSMDFDMPILFSVPTLSICGPTILECGTEEQKQRYIPAWIRGDELWVQFMSEPSGGSDMAGALTRADRDGDTFVINGSKIWSTFAQRSDYALMLARTNWEVPKHRGLTMFIVPIHHPGIEIHPIQMVDGTEEFCQEYFNDVIIPAENVVGEVDDGWTVASRLLFHERAAVGNASPYTQGRHRSRSADGLDDLADIARDFGGNVGRQRQQLGETETLSRVEVLLSNRVVKGIESGYFPAPAGSLVRLFHGVSRADRLTVAMELHGDRALVWNQGEDTGSYGVEFVQRQQTCIGGGTTEMARNIISERLLGMPRELAADRDLPFNQIPRSG; translated from the coding sequence ATGGACGACTTCGTGTACGCCGCCACCGACCCCGCCGAGTTGGCCGAGTACCGGGACGAGGTTGAGACGTGGATGAACGAGAACATGGCCCGGCGCGACCCGGTCAACCCCTGGCACCCCACCCATGACGACGATTTGAAGAGCACCCGAAATCGGGAGCTTCAACGCCGGCTCTCCGACGGGGGATACGCCGCGGTGTGCTACCCCAAGGAGTATGGCGGTCAGAGCCTGACCATCGCCCACCAGCGGATCATCGATGACGTGAGCATGGACTTCGACATGCCCATTCTGTTCAGCGTGCCCACCCTGTCGATCTGCGGGCCGACCATTCTGGAGTGCGGCACCGAGGAGCAGAAGCAGCGCTACATCCCGGCGTGGATCCGGGGCGATGAACTGTGGGTGCAGTTCATGTCCGAGCCCAGCGGCGGTTCCGACATGGCCGGGGCCTTGACCCGGGCCGACCGAGACGGCGACACATTCGTCATCAATGGCTCCAAGATTTGGAGCACGTTTGCTCAGCGCTCCGACTACGCCCTCATGCTGGCTCGGACCAACTGGGAGGTGCCCAAGCACCGGGGCCTCACCATGTTCATCGTGCCCATCCACCACCCGGGCATCGAGATCCACCCTATCCAGATGGTGGACGGCACCGAGGAGTTCTGCCAGGAGTACTTCAACGACGTCATCATTCCCGCCGAGAACGTGGTGGGCGAGGTGGACGACGGGTGGACGGTGGCCAGCCGACTGCTGTTCCACGAGCGGGCCGCGGTGGGCAATGCCTCTCCCTACACCCAAGGCCGCCACCGGAGCCGGTCGGCTGACGGGCTCGATGATCTGGCTGACATCGCCCGGGACTTCGGCGGCAACGTGGGCCGTCAGCGCCAGCAGCTGGGGGAGACTGAGACGCTCAGCCGGGTGGAGGTTCTGCTGTCCAACCGGGTGGTGAAGGGAATCGAGAGCGGCTACTTCCCGGCGCCGGCCGGATCACTGGTGCGGCTGTTCCACGGCGTGTCCCGAGCCGACCGGTTGACAGTGGCCATGGAGCTGCACGGCGATCGGGCTCTGGTGTGGAATCAGGGCGAGGACACCGGCTCCTACGGCGTGGAATTCGTCCAGCGCCAGCAGACCTGCATTGGCGGGGGCACTACCGAGATGGCCCGCAACATCATCAGCGAGCGGCTCCTCGGCATGCCCCGCGAACTCGCCGCCGACCGAGACCTCCCTTTCAATCAAATCCCCCGCAGCGGCTAG
- the xseB gene encoding exodeoxyribonuclease VII small subunit, producing MSTQEIGYADALSELQQILGELEAEDIDIDVLAVRVERAAELIRVCRGRINDAEVRVKEIVAGLDQEDDEPSLSEESEPCP from the coding sequence ATGAGCACACAAGAGATCGGCTACGCCGACGCGCTGAGCGAGCTTCAGCAGATCCTGGGCGAATTGGAGGCCGAGGACATCGACATCGACGTGCTGGCGGTGAGGGTCGAGCGGGCCGCGGAGTTGATTCGGGTGTGCCGGGGGCGGATCAACGACGCCGAGGTGCGAGTGAAGGAGATCGTGGCCGGACTGGATCAAGAGGACGACGAGCCCTCCCTGAGCGAGGAGAGCGAACCTTGCCCATAG